The Megalobrama amblycephala isolate DHTTF-2021 linkage group LG13, ASM1881202v1, whole genome shotgun sequence genome contains a region encoding:
- the mc5rb gene encoding melanocortin 5b receptor, whose translation MLHQNMNTSEWPTLSPNASLRHINHSDESSRSKSSASAACEQVHIAPEVFLTLGLISLLENILVILAIVKNKNLHSPMYFFVCSLAVADMLVSVSNAWETIVIHLLANRSLVIEDHFIRQMDNVFDSLICISVVASMLSLLAIAVDRYVTIFYALRYHNIMTVRRAGILIGSIWIFSTSCGIIFIIYSDTKPVVVCLVAMFFAMLLMMASLYSHMFLLARSHVKRMAALPGYNANIRQRASMKGAVTLTILLGIFIVCWAPFFLHLILMISCPRNIYCICFMSHFNMYLILIMCNSVIDPLIYALRSQEMRKTFKEILCFDGLRSLCNLVSKY comes from the coding sequence AACATGAACACATCGGAGTGGCCCACGCTTTCTCCAAACGCATCTTTGAGACACATAAACCACAGCGATGAGTCAAGCAGGTCCAAGTCGAGTGCTTCAGCTGCCTGTGAGCAGGTGCATATTGCACCTGAGGTCTTCCTCACACTGGGGCTCATTAGCCTTCTTGAAAACATCCTGGTCATCCTTGCCATCGTGAAGAACAAGAACCTCCACTCACCCATGTACTTCTTCGTCTGCAGCCTAGCAGTGGCCGACATGTTAGTTAGCGTTTCCAACGCATGGGAGACGATAGTCATCCACTTGCTGGCGAACAGGAGTTTGGTGATTGAGGATCACTTCATCCGTCAAATGGATAACGTCTTTGATTCTCTCATCTGTATCTCTGTGGTGGCGTCTATGTTGAGCCTGTTAGCGATCGCGGTGGATCGCTACGTGACTATCTTCTATGCTCTGCGCTACCATAATATAATGACCGTCCGGCGAGCTGGGATTCTCATTGGCAGCATCTGGATCTTCTCCACAAGTTGTGggatcatcttcatcatctacTCCGACACTAAGCCCGTGGTGGTGTGCCTGGTGGCCATGTTCTTTGCCATGCTGCTGATGATGGCGTCACTCTATAGCCACATGTTCCTGCTGGCCCGTTCGCATGTCAAACGCATGGCGGCATTGCCGGGCTATAATGCCAACATCAGGCAGAGAGCTAGCATGAAGGGTGCCGTCACCCTCACCATACTACTGGGAATCTTCATCGTGTGCTGGGCGCCATTTTTTCTCCATCTCATCCTCATGATCTCCTGCCCACGGAACATTTACTGCATCTGCTTCATGTCACACTTTAACATGTACTTGATACTCATCATGTGCAACTCTGTGATCGACCCACTGATCTATGCGCTCAGGAGCCAAGAGATGAGAAAGACCTTTAAAGAGATCCTTTGCTTTGACGGATTACGCAGCCTCTGCAACCTGGTCAGCAAATATTGA
- the mc2r gene encoding adrenocorticotropic hormone receptor: MNSSTEAPFTNPTDCAEVKVPSQVFLAIAVASLSENLLVIVAVIKNKNLHSPMYCFICNLALFNTISSLSKALEDVLLLFIDAGHLNSRGPFELKIDDIMDSLTLMGFLGSIFSILAIAVDRYISIFHALRYHTLMTMRRVVVILSAIWVLCGTSGALMIGFFVAATVQIFFVVLFFTALLLILLLYVHMFLLARHHANRIASMPGAQARHRQSGLRGALTLTILIGVFVACWAPFLFHLLIMMICPENPYCECYRSLFQLHVVLLVSHAVIDPAIYAFRSAELRNTYKIMFLHSAARICKQCV; the protein is encoded by the coding sequence ATGAACTCAAGCACTGAAGCTCCATTCACCAACCCCACAGACTGCGCTGAGGTTAAGGTCCCCAGTCAGGTTTTCCTGGCCATCGCCGTCGCCAGTCTGAGCGAGAACCTCTTGGTGATTGTGGCCGTGATCAAAAACAAGAACCTTCACTCTCCTATGTACTGCTTCATCTGCAACCTGGCTTTGTTTAACACCATCTCCAGCCTCTCCAAGGCATTAGAAGACGTCCTGCTCTTGTTTATAGATGCCGGACACCTGAACTCCCGTGGCCCTTTTGAGCTGAAGATAGATGACATCATGGACTCTCTAACCCTGATGGGCTTCCTGGGCTCCATTTTCAGCATTCTCGCCATAGCCGTGGATCGGTACATCAGCATATTCCACGCTCTACGCTATCACACGCTTATGACAATGCGTCGTGTAGTGGTTATTTTGTCCGCTATCTGGGTGTTGTGTGGGACCAGCGGAGCGCTCATGATCGGATTCTTTGTGGCCGCCACAGTGCAAATCTTCTTCGTTGTGCTCTTCTTCACAGCTCTGCTCCTGATCCTCTTGCTCTATGTGCATATGTTTCTGCTAGCACggcaccacgccaacaggatcGCGTCTATGCCAGGCGCCCAGGCACGCCATAGGCAAAGTGGCTTGAGGGGGGCGCTGACCCTCACCATCTTGATTGGAGTGTTTGTGGCCTGCTGGGCTCCTTTCTTATTTCATCTGCTGATTATGATGATTTGTCCGGAGAACCCATACTGTGAGTGCTACCGCTCGCTCTTCCAGCTGCATGTTGTGCTGCTAGTGAGTCACGCGGTCATTGATCCAGCCATTTATGCTTTCCGTAGTGCAGAGCTGCGCAATACCTACAAGATAATGTTCCTGCACTCAGCTGCAAGGATCTGTAAACAGTGTGTCTGA